A genomic segment from Klebsiella africana encodes:
- a CDS encoding beta-galactosidase, translating to MSHLFYGVAYYDEYMPEDRLAKDIALMRETGINVVRIAESTWSTLEPEEGQYNFYHIDRVLEAMHEAGIAVIVGTPTYAVPAWLAAKHPDILVTTVAGQQKYGPRQIMDIVNPTFRRYAEKIIRALMAHVQHHPAIIGWQLDNETKHYDNIGRYMQEGFVRSLQEKYPDLRQLNHDFGLDYWSNRIDRWQDFPPVENTINASLACAFSRYQRQQVTEYLAWQAAIVREYAQPHQFVTHNFDFEWRGYSYGVQPRVDHFAAAQALDIAGVDIYHPSQAHLTGREIAFGGAITRSLKQGQNYFVLETQAQGFAQWTPFPGQLRLQAFSHIASGAAMVSYWHWHSIHNAFETYWKGLLSHDFSRNPTWQEANTIGADFARLSPQLAELKAENDVALLISNEAMDALNHFRPGDAEGNIYNDIFRRFHDALYDHNISLDIIHDVNEETSRYRVLIVPGLYAADEGLLTRINDYIARGGRALIGFKSGFSDENVKVRSSAQPGILRQSCGVSYSQFTLPEETTVSACCAEIDCRNDNQAELWMELLTPDDGTRTLLRYQHPAWGEYAAATEADYGQGRALYVGFLPQKGLINQLFDVLTADLTLNSRTSAYRYPLVVKKMRNRAGKNIHFLFNYSGEALEFVSETAGTALLSGETVYVGQPLRLRAWEFTIIES from the coding sequence ATGTCTCATTTATTTTATGGCGTGGCGTATTACGATGAATATATGCCGGAAGATCGGCTGGCTAAGGATATCGCCTTAATGCGCGAAACCGGCATTAACGTGGTGCGTATTGCCGAGTCCACCTGGAGTACGCTGGAGCCTGAAGAGGGCCAGTATAATTTCTACCATATCGACCGGGTGCTCGAGGCGATGCATGAGGCCGGCATTGCGGTCATCGTCGGGACGCCCACCTACGCGGTACCGGCCTGGCTGGCGGCGAAACATCCCGATATTCTGGTCACCACCGTCGCGGGGCAGCAAAAATATGGTCCGCGGCAGATCATGGATATCGTCAACCCGACCTTTCGCCGCTATGCCGAAAAAATTATCCGCGCGCTGATGGCCCATGTGCAACACCATCCGGCGATTATCGGCTGGCAACTGGATAACGAAACCAAGCATTACGACAATATTGGCCGCTATATGCAGGAGGGCTTCGTGCGCAGCCTGCAGGAGAAATATCCAGACCTCCGACAGCTGAATCACGATTTCGGCCTGGATTACTGGAGCAACCGCATTGACCGCTGGCAGGATTTTCCGCCGGTGGAAAACACCATCAACGCCAGCCTCGCCTGCGCCTTCTCCCGCTATCAGCGCCAGCAGGTCACCGAGTATCTGGCCTGGCAGGCGGCCATCGTTCGGGAATACGCCCAGCCGCACCAGTTCGTCACCCACAACTTCGACTTCGAATGGCGCGGTTACTCTTACGGCGTGCAGCCGCGGGTCGATCATTTCGCGGCGGCGCAGGCGCTGGATATCGCCGGCGTCGATATCTATCACCCGAGTCAGGCGCACCTGACCGGGCGGGAAATCGCCTTTGGCGGCGCCATCACCCGCTCGCTCAAGCAGGGCCAGAACTACTTCGTGCTGGAAACCCAGGCACAGGGCTTCGCCCAGTGGACTCCCTTCCCGGGCCAGCTGCGCCTGCAGGCGTTTAGCCATATCGCTTCCGGCGCCGCCATGGTCTCTTACTGGCACTGGCATTCGATTCACAACGCCTTCGAAACCTACTGGAAGGGGCTGCTCAGCCACGACTTCTCGCGTAATCCGACCTGGCAGGAAGCCAACACTATTGGTGCTGATTTCGCCCGCCTGTCGCCGCAGCTGGCGGAGCTGAAGGCCGAAAATGACGTCGCGTTGCTAATCAGCAATGAGGCGATGGACGCCCTCAATCACTTCCGTCCCGGCGATGCCGAGGGCAACATTTATAACGATATCTTCCGCCGCTTCCACGATGCGCTGTATGACCACAACATCAGCCTCGACATCATCCACGATGTGAACGAGGAAACCTCGCGCTACCGGGTGCTGATCGTGCCTGGTCTGTACGCCGCCGATGAGGGCCTGCTAACGCGGATTAACGACTATATCGCCCGGGGCGGCAGAGCGCTGATCGGCTTTAAATCAGGCTTTAGCGATGAAAACGTCAAGGTGCGTAGCAGCGCGCAGCCGGGGATTTTGCGCCAGAGCTGCGGCGTCAGCTATAGCCAGTTCACCCTGCCGGAAGAGACGACGGTAAGCGCTTGCTGTGCAGAGATTGATTGCCGCAATGACAATCAGGCTGAGCTGTGGATGGAATTGCTGACGCCCGATGACGGGACCCGCACCCTGCTGCGCTATCAGCATCCGGCATGGGGCGAATACGCCGCCGCAACGGAGGCGGATTACGGTCAGGGTCGCGCCCTGTACGTTGGCTTTCTGCCGCAGAAGGGCCTGATTAATCAGCTGTTTGATGTCCTGACGGCGGATCTCACGCTGAACTCGCGAACTTCCGCTTATCGCTATCCATTAGTGGTTAAAAAGATGCGTAACCGCGCCGGGAAAAATATCCACTTCCTGTTCAATTACTCCGGCGAGGCGCTGGAATTTGTCAGCGAGACCGCGGGTACCGCGCTGCTGAGCGGGGAGACAGTATATGTCGGCCAGCCGTTGCGCCTCAGGGCATGGGAATTTACTATCATCGAAAGCTAA
- the araC gene encoding arabinose operon transcriptional regulator AraC, protein MELDINELLNFSPLMKTFTFNAWVVAGFTPITRGSTLDYYINRPQGMKGYIINLTLRGQARAKAGDGFLLCRENDLLLFPPGVPHHYGRDEHSEYWDHLWIYFIPRPYWIDWLKWDQTTHGIGKTTINDPEQLQHLRDLFYEVIRHHSASVPLSEALAMNALERLILSCFQLQPISNRHAHDPRINAICDYLNAHIAQEVKIETLAAMVFISPSRLAHLFKNELGQTVYAWRETQRINRARWLIQSTSLPLNKIALSVGYSDPVYFTRLFRKHNGIPPGEYRKRYAEMKG, encoded by the coding sequence ATGGAACTGGATATCAATGAGCTACTGAATTTCTCGCCATTGATGAAAACCTTTACCTTCAATGCCTGGGTCGTCGCAGGCTTCACGCCGATTACCCGCGGCTCCACGCTGGACTACTACATTAACCGCCCGCAGGGAATGAAAGGTTACATCATTAATCTGACCCTGCGCGGCCAGGCGCGGGCGAAGGCGGGCGATGGCTTCCTTCTGTGCCGGGAAAACGATCTGCTGCTGTTTCCTCCCGGGGTGCCCCATCACTACGGCAGGGACGAGCACAGCGAGTATTGGGACCATCTGTGGATCTACTTTATCCCCCGCCCCTACTGGATAGACTGGCTGAAGTGGGACCAAACTACCCACGGTATCGGCAAAACAACCATTAACGATCCCGAACAGCTCCAGCATCTGCGCGATCTGTTCTACGAAGTGATACGCCATCACTCTGCGTCCGTACCGCTATCAGAAGCGCTGGCAATGAACGCGCTGGAGAGATTAATTCTCAGTTGCTTTCAGCTGCAGCCCATTAGCAACCGCCATGCCCACGACCCACGAATTAACGCCATCTGCGACTATCTTAACGCCCATATTGCGCAGGAGGTAAAAATCGAGACCCTGGCGGCAATGGTGTTTATCTCCCCTTCACGTCTGGCGCACCTTTTCAAAAATGAACTGGGGCAAACGGTCTATGCGTGGCGGGAAACGCAACGCATCAACCGCGCCAGGTGGCTTATTCAGAGCACCTCGCTCCCGCTTAACAAAATTGCTTTATCGGTAGGCTATAGCGATCCGGTCTATTTCACCCGCTTGTTTCGTAAACATAACGGCATCCCACCGGGCGAATATCGCAAACGCTATGCGGAAATGAAGGGCTAA
- a CDS encoding DUF1107 domain-containing protein, translating into MKIFQRYNPLQVAKYVKILFRGRLYIKDVGAFEFDKGKILIPKVKDKLHLSVMSEVNRQVLRLQTEMA; encoded by the coding sequence ATGAAAATTTTCCAACGCTACAATCCGCTGCAAGTGGCGAAGTACGTGAAGATCCTGTTTCGTGGACGGTTGTACATCAAGGACGTTGGCGCATTTGAATTTGATAAGGGCAAAATCCTTATCCCGAAGGTCAAGGACAAGCTGCATCTGTCAGTGATGTCCGAAGTCAATCGTCAGGTGTTGCGTCTGCAAACTGAGATGGCATAA
- a CDS encoding YtfJ family protein, with translation MTLRSILAASLLLLPLLATAHNFVDGQRVAPVGVADRGELILDKDKFSYKNWNSAQLAGKVRVVQHIAGRSSAKEKNANLIEAIKAAGFPHDRYQTTTIVNTDDAIPGTGMFVRNSIESNKKLFPWSQFIVDSNGLVRKAWQLDEKSSAIVVLDKNGRVQWAKDGALTQQEVQQVIDLLHKLLNK, from the coding sequence ATGACCCTACGTAGCATACTGGCCGCCTCGTTACTGCTTCTCCCGCTGCTGGCCACAGCGCATAATTTTGTCGACGGCCAGCGCGTGGCGCCCGTTGGCGTCGCGGATCGGGGAGAACTTATTCTGGATAAGGATAAGTTTAGCTATAAAAACTGGAATAGCGCCCAGCTGGCGGGAAAAGTGCGCGTGGTCCAGCACATTGCTGGCCGCTCGTCAGCAAAAGAGAAAAATGCCAACCTGATCGAGGCGATTAAAGCGGCAGGTTTCCCGCACGATCGCTATCAGACCACCACCATCGTTAACACCGACGACGCCATTCCGGGCACCGGGATGTTTGTACGCAACAGCATTGAAAGTAATAAAAAGCTCTTCCCATGGTCGCAATTTATCGTCGACAGCAACGGCCTGGTGCGGAAAGCCTGGCAGCTGGACGAGAAGAGCTCGGCGATCGTGGTGCTGGATAAGAACGGGCGTGTGCAGTGGGCCAAAGACGGTGCGCTGACCCAGCAGGAGGTGCAGCAGGTGATCGACCTGCTGCATAAACTGCTTAATAAATAG
- the cysQ gene encoding 3'(2'),5'-bisphosphate nucleotidase CysQ: MLEQVCQLARNAGDAIMEVYDGNQPINVTSKKDDSPVTAADIAAHKVIVSGLQALDPDTPILSEEDPPSWEVRQHWQRYWLVDPLDGTKEFIKRNGEFTVNIALIENGKPTLGVVYAPVMKVMYSAQNGKAWKEECGVRKQIQVRDARPPLVVISRSHGNDPELQEYLEQLGEHQTTSIGSSLKFCLVAEGQAQLYPRFGPTSTWDTAAGHAVAVAAGAHVHDWQGKTLDYTPRESFLNPGFRVSIY; encoded by the coding sequence ATGTTAGAACAAGTATGTCAGCTTGCACGGAACGCGGGCGATGCCATCATGGAAGTCTACGATGGAAACCAGCCGATCAACGTCACCAGCAAGAAAGATGATTCTCCGGTCACGGCGGCGGATATCGCAGCGCATAAAGTCATTGTCAGCGGCCTGCAGGCGCTGGATCCGGATACCCCGATCCTCTCCGAGGAGGACCCGCCGTCCTGGGAAGTGCGCCAGCACTGGCAGCGCTACTGGCTGGTCGACCCGCTGGACGGCACCAAAGAGTTTATTAAGCGTAACGGCGAATTCACCGTCAATATCGCGCTGATTGAAAACGGCAAGCCGACGCTGGGCGTTGTCTATGCGCCGGTGATGAAGGTGATGTACAGCGCGCAAAATGGCAAAGCCTGGAAGGAAGAGTGCGGCGTGCGCAAGCAGATCCAGGTCCGCGATGCCCGTCCGCCGCTGGTGGTGATCAGCCGCTCTCACGGCAACGATCCGGAGCTGCAGGAGTATCTTGAGCAACTGGGCGAGCACCAGACTACCTCAATCGGTTCGTCGCTGAAATTCTGCCTGGTGGCGGAAGGTCAGGCCCAGCTCTATCCGCGCTTCGGGCCGACCAGCACCTGGGACACCGCTGCCGGCCACGCGGTCGCGGTCGCCGCCGGGGCGCATGTTCACGACTGGCAGGGGAAAACCCTCGACTACACGCCGCGTGAATCCTTCCTCAACCCCGGCTTCCGGGTCTCTATTTATTAA
- the cpdB gene encoding 2',3'-cyclic-nucleotide 2'-phosphodiesterase produces MIKFSATLLATLIATSVNAATIDLRIMETTDLHSNMMDFDYYKDAATEKFGLVRTATLIEQARAEVKNSVLVDNGDVIQGSPLGDYMAAKGLKEGDVHPVYKAMNTLNYAVGNLGNHEFNYGLDFLHKALAGAKFPYVNANIIDAKTGKPMFTPYLIQDTRVVDSDGQPHTLRIGYIGFVPPQIMTWDKANLNGKVTVNDITETARNYIPEMRAKGADVVVVVAHSGLSADPYQAMAENSVYYLSQVPGVDAIMFGHAHAVFPGKDFANIKGADIAKGTLNGVPAVMPGMWGDHLGVVDLVLNNDSGKWQVTQSKAEARPIYDAVAKKSLVAEDGKLVAVLKADHDATREFVSKPIGKSADNMYSYLALVQDDPTVQVVNMAQKAYVEHYIQGDPDLAKLPVLSAAAPFKVGGRKNDPASFVEVEKGQLTFRNAADLYLYPNTLVVMKVSGKEVKEWLECSAGQFNQIDPTSSKPQSLINWDGFRTYNFDVIDGVNYQIDVTQPARYDGECQLIHPQAERIKHLTFNGKPVDPQATFLVATNNYRAYGGKFAGTGESHIAFASPDENRSVLAAWIGAQSKKDGAIHPAADNNWRLAPIHSNTPLDIRFETSPGDKAAAFIKEKAQYPMRQVATDDIGFAIYQLDLSK; encoded by the coding sequence ATGATTAAGTTTAGCGCAACGCTCCTGGCCACGCTGATCGCCACCAGCGTCAACGCCGCGACGATCGACCTGCGGATCATGGAAACCACCGATCTGCACAGCAATATGATGGACTTCGACTATTACAAAGATGCCGCCACGGAAAAATTCGGCCTGGTGCGTACCGCCACCCTGATCGAACAGGCGCGGGCAGAAGTGAAAAACAGCGTGCTGGTGGATAACGGGGATGTGATCCAGGGGAGCCCGTTAGGCGACTATATGGCGGCAAAAGGGCTCAAAGAGGGCGATGTACATCCGGTATATAAGGCGATGAACACCTTGAATTACGCCGTCGGCAACCTGGGCAACCATGAGTTCAACTACGGCCTCGACTTCCTGCACAAGGCGCTGGCCGGGGCGAAGTTCCCCTACGTGAACGCCAATATCATCGATGCCAAAACCGGCAAACCGATGTTTACGCCGTACCTGATTCAGGATACCCGGGTCGTGGACAGCGACGGTCAACCCCACACCCTGCGCATCGGCTATATCGGCTTTGTGCCGCCGCAGATCATGACCTGGGATAAAGCCAATCTTAACGGCAAGGTGACGGTCAATGACATTACCGAAACCGCGCGCAACTATATCCCGGAGATGCGGGCGAAAGGGGCTGATGTGGTGGTAGTGGTCGCGCACTCCGGCCTCTCCGCCGACCCGTATCAGGCGATGGCCGAGAATTCGGTTTACTACTTAAGCCAGGTGCCCGGCGTGGACGCCATTATGTTCGGCCATGCCCACGCGGTCTTCCCGGGTAAAGACTTCGCCAACATCAAAGGTGCAGATATCGCCAAAGGGACGCTAAACGGCGTACCGGCGGTGATGCCGGGAATGTGGGGCGATCATCTCGGGGTGGTCGATCTGGTGCTAAATAACGACAGCGGTAAATGGCAGGTAACTCAGAGTAAAGCGGAAGCGCGGCCAATCTATGACGCGGTGGCGAAGAAATCACTGGTGGCCGAAGATGGCAAGCTGGTGGCAGTGTTGAAAGCCGATCATGACGCCACTCGCGAATTCGTCAGTAAGCCGATCGGCAAGTCCGCCGACAACATGTACAGCTATCTGGCGCTGGTGCAGGACGACCCGACGGTGCAGGTGGTCAACATGGCGCAGAAAGCCTACGTCGAACACTATATTCAGGGCGATCCGGATCTGGCGAAGCTGCCGGTACTCTCCGCCGCCGCACCGTTTAAAGTCGGCGGGCGTAAAAACGATCCGGCGAGCTTTGTCGAAGTGGAGAAAGGCCAGCTCACCTTCCGCAATGCCGCCGACCTCTATCTCTACCCCAACACCCTGGTGGTGATGAAGGTCAGCGGGAAAGAGGTTAAGGAGTGGCTGGAATGCTCTGCCGGACAGTTTAACCAGATCGATCCTACCAGCAGTAAGCCGCAGTCGCTGATCAACTGGGACGGCTTCCGCACCTATAACTTCGACGTAATTGACGGGGTGAATTACCAGATTGACGTCACCCAGCCGGCCCGCTATGACGGCGAATGTCAGCTGATCCATCCGCAGGCAGAGCGTATTAAGCACCTGACCTTCAACGGTAAACCTGTCGATCCGCAGGCCACTTTCCTGGTCGCCACCAATAACTATCGCGCTTACGGCGGCAAATTCGCCGGCACCGGTGAGAGCCATATCGCCTTTGCCTCACCGGATGAAAACCGTTCGGTGCTGGCGGCATGGATAGGCGCGCAATCGAAGAAGGATGGCGCGATCCATCCGGCGGCGGATAACAACTGGCGTCTGGCGCCGATCCACAGCAACACGCCGTTGGATATTCGTTTTGAGACCTCGCCAGGCGACAAAGCCGCGGCGTTTATCAAAGAGAAAGCGCAGTATCCAATGCGCCAGGTGGCCACCGATGATATCGGCTTCGCCATTTATCAGCTGGATTTGAGCAAGTAA
- a CDS encoding winged helix-turn-helix transcriptional regulator, translated as MAEPTLSEKLRTGNLFAEQCPSRDVLKHVTSRWGVLILVALREGTHRFSDLRRKMGGVSEKMLAQSLQALEQDGFIDRVSYPVVPPHVEYSLTPLGLQVSERVAALADWIEVNLTAVLANHGE; from the coding sequence ATGGCCGAACCGACGCTGAGCGAGAAACTGCGCACCGGCAACCTGTTTGCGGAACAGTGCCCGTCGCGCGATGTGCTTAAACATGTCACCAGCCGCTGGGGCGTGTTGATTCTGGTGGCGCTGCGCGAGGGAACCCACCGTTTCAGCGATCTGCGCCGTAAGATGGGCGGGGTTAGCGAAAAGATGCTGGCGCAGTCGCTGCAGGCGCTGGAGCAGGATGGTTTTATCGACCGCGTCTCTTATCCGGTGGTGCCGCCACACGTTGAATATAGCCTGACACCGCTCGGCCTGCAGGTGAGCGAGAGGGTGGCGGCGCTGGCGGACTGGATCGAGGTCAATCTCACTGCGGTGCTGGCTAACCACGGGGAGTAA
- a CDS encoding SDR family oxidoreductase, producing MIALTGATGQLGHYVLQDLLNTVPASQIVAIVRNPAKAQALSQQGVVVRQADYSDEAALTAALQGVDKLLLISSSEVGQRAVQHRNVINAAKAAGVKFIAYTSLLHADTSPLGLAAEHIETEQMLADSGIAYALLRNGWYTENYLASAPPALEHGVFIGAAGEGKIASAPRADYAAAAARVIAGEGHEGKVYELSGDNAWTLSDLAAELSTQSGKNVVYQNLSEADFAAALKSVGLPAGLADMLADSDVGASKGGLFDDSRTLSTLIGRPTTSLAESVKGIL from the coding sequence ATGATCGCTCTTACCGGTGCCACCGGCCAGCTTGGCCACTACGTTCTGCAAGACCTGCTTAACACCGTCCCTGCCAGCCAGATTGTGGCGATTGTCCGCAACCCGGCCAAAGCCCAGGCGCTCAGCCAGCAGGGCGTCGTTGTCCGTCAGGCCGACTATAGCGACGAAGCGGCGCTGACCGCCGCGCTGCAGGGCGTGGACAAACTGCTGTTAATCTCCTCCAGCGAAGTCGGCCAGCGTGCCGTACAGCACCGCAACGTCATCAACGCTGCCAAAGCTGCCGGGGTGAAATTCATCGCCTACACCAGCCTGCTGCATGCCGACACTTCGCCGCTGGGCCTCGCCGCAGAACATATCGAAACCGAGCAGATGCTGGCCGACTCTGGTATCGCTTACGCCCTGCTGCGCAATGGCTGGTATACCGAAAACTATCTGGCCAGCGCACCGCCGGCGCTGGAGCATGGCGTGTTTATCGGTGCCGCCGGCGAGGGGAAAATTGCCTCCGCCCCCCGCGCGGATTATGCCGCCGCTGCCGCCCGCGTTATCGCCGGTGAAGGCCATGAAGGGAAAGTTTACGAACTGTCGGGGGATAACGCCTGGACGCTGAGCGACCTGGCTGCTGAGCTGAGCACGCAAAGCGGAAAAAACGTGGTCTACCAGAACCTCAGCGAAGCCGATTTCGCCGCCGCGCTGAAAAGCGTCGGCCTGCCGGCCGGGCTTGCCGATATGCTGGCGGATTCCGACGTCGGCGCGTCAAAAGGCGGACTGTTTGACGACAGCCGCACCCTGAGTACGCTGATCGGCCGTCCGACCACCTCCCTTGCTGAAAGCGTGAAAGGCATTCTGTAA
- a CDS encoding AraC family transcriptional regulator, translated as MQGVPPQFSDEKDRARFRHLEQLPGVELYHAHISRYAFEPHTHEAFGIGVIEQGAERFRYRGSQHIAAANAIVTMNPDELHTGEAATADGWRYRMIYLEPDRLEAITGVRDWWFSEVVREDPLRSRQIGQLIYGLWHSDDPLAQQGMLLDLIDTFRPLAHYASAQGEAGHRFDRVRDYLHDNYMRAITLDELAQVAALSPYHFQRQFKAHYHVTPHQMLMAIRLWRAKAFLTHGMPAAEVAIAVGLTDQSHLTRAFTQRYGITPVRYQKQVARR; from the coding sequence ATGCAGGGCGTACCACCGCAATTTAGTGATGAAAAAGACCGCGCGCGCTTTCGCCATCTCGAACAGCTGCCCGGGGTAGAGCTTTACCACGCCCATATCTCCCGTTACGCCTTTGAACCCCATACCCACGAAGCCTTCGGCATCGGCGTGATCGAGCAAGGCGCGGAGCGCTTTCGCTATCGCGGCAGTCAGCACATCGCCGCCGCCAACGCCATTGTCACCATGAATCCTGACGAGCTGCACACCGGTGAAGCGGCAACCGCCGACGGCTGGCGCTACCGGATGATTTATCTGGAGCCGGACCGTCTGGAAGCCATCACCGGGGTGCGCGACTGGTGGTTCAGCGAGGTGGTCCGCGAGGATCCCCTGCGTTCCCGACAGATTGGTCAGCTGATTTATGGCCTGTGGCATAGCGACGATCCGCTGGCCCAGCAGGGAATGCTGCTCGACCTCATCGACACCTTCCGCCCTCTGGCCCACTATGCCTCGGCGCAGGGTGAAGCCGGGCATCGCTTCGACCGCGTGCGCGACTACCTGCACGATAACTATATGCGCGCCATCACCCTCGACGAGCTGGCGCAGGTGGCGGCGCTGAGCCCGTACCACTTTCAGCGCCAGTTTAAAGCCCACTATCACGTGACGCCCCACCAGATGCTGATGGCTATCCGTCTGTGGCGCGCCAAGGCGTTTCTCACCCACGGCATGCCCGCCGCCGAAGTAGCGATTGCCGTCGGCCTCACCGACCAGTCCCACCTGACCCGCGCCTTCACCCAGCGTTACGGCATTACGCCAGTGCGCTATCAGAAGCAGGTCGCCAGGCGCTAA
- a CDS encoding DMT family transporter: MISGVLYALLAGLMWGLIFVGPLLVPEYPAMLQSMGRYLALGLIALPLAWLGRARLRQLSRNDWWTALGLTMMGNLIYYVCLASAIQRTGAPVSTMIIGTLPVVLPVFANLLYSQRDGKLPWRRLFPALICIAVGLICVNVAELRQGLPNFSPWRYGSGIALALGSVVCWAWYALRNARWLRENPHHPPMMWATAQALVTLPVSLAGYLAACAWLHGQQAGFPLPFGPRPAVFITLMLAIAVLCSWVGALCWNIASQRLPTVILGPLIVFETLAGLLYTFLLRQSLPPLLTLSGILLLVLGVVSAVRARPEKPMLQPLADEKK; encoded by the coding sequence ATGATTAGTGGTGTGTTGTACGCCCTGCTGGCGGGGCTGATGTGGGGGTTAATTTTTGTCGGGCCTCTGCTGGTGCCAGAGTACCCGGCGATGCTGCAGTCGATGGGGCGCTATCTGGCGCTGGGCCTGATCGCCCTGCCGCTGGCGTGGCTCGGGCGCGCGCGTTTGCGCCAGCTGAGCCGCAACGACTGGTGGACCGCGCTGGGCCTGACGATGATGGGAAATCTTATCTATTACGTCTGCCTGGCCAGCGCCATTCAGCGCACCGGAGCGCCGGTCTCCACCATGATTATCGGCACGCTGCCGGTGGTCTTGCCGGTGTTCGCCAATCTGCTCTACAGCCAGCGCGACGGGAAGCTGCCGTGGCGGCGCCTGTTTCCGGCGCTGATCTGCATCGCTGTGGGCCTGATCTGCGTTAACGTTGCGGAACTGCGTCAGGGGCTGCCGAATTTTAGCCCATGGCGCTACGGCTCCGGCATTGCGCTGGCGCTGGGATCGGTGGTCTGCTGGGCCTGGTATGCCCTGCGCAACGCCCGCTGGCTGCGGGAAAATCCCCATCATCCGCCAATGATGTGGGCTACCGCTCAGGCACTGGTGACGCTTCCTGTTTCGCTGGCCGGTTACCTCGCCGCCTGCGCCTGGCTGCACGGTCAGCAGGCCGGGTTTCCCCTGCCCTTCGGCCCGCGCCCGGCGGTGTTTATTACGCTGATGCTGGCCATCGCGGTGCTCTGTTCATGGGTCGGCGCGCTGTGCTGGAATATTGCCAGCCAGCGGTTGCCGACGGTGATCCTCGGGCCGCTAATCGTCTTCGAAACCCTGGCCGGGCTGCTGTATACCTTCCTGCTGCGGCAAAGTTTACCGCCGCTGCTGACCCTGAGCGGGATCCTGCTGCTGGTGCTCGGCGTGGTCTCCGCCGTACGCGCCAGACCGGAAAAACCGATGCTGCAGCCGCTGGCGGACGAAAAAAAGTAG
- the ytfE gene encoding iron-sulfur cluster repair protein YtfE, protein MAFRDQPLGELALTIPRASALFRQYDMDYCCGGKQTLARAASRKALDVAVIEAELAKLAEQPLSRDWRAAPLPEIIDHIIVRYHERHREQLPELILQATKVERVHADKPNVPKGLTKYLTMLHQELSSHMMKEEQILFPMIKQGMGAQAGGPISVMESEHDEAGELLEVIKHITHNVTPPPEACTTWKAMYNGINAMIDDLMEHISLENNVLFPRALGGK, encoded by the coding sequence ATGGCTTTCCGTGACCAACCTTTAGGCGAGCTGGCGCTGACCATCCCGCGCGCCTCCGCCCTGTTCCGTCAATACGATATGGATTACTGCTGCGGCGGCAAACAGACCCTGGCGCGGGCCGCATCGCGCAAAGCGCTGGATGTCGCGGTGATTGAAGCCGAGCTGGCGAAACTGGCCGAGCAGCCTCTCTCCCGCGACTGGCGCGCGGCGCCCCTCCCGGAGATTATCGACCATATTATTGTTCGCTATCACGAGCGGCACCGTGAACAGCTGCCGGAGCTGATCCTGCAGGCCACCAAGGTTGAACGTGTGCATGCCGATAAACCGAACGTGCCAAAAGGGCTGACCAAATACCTGACCATGCTGCATCAGGAACTCTCCAGCCACATGATGAAAGAGGAGCAGATCCTGTTCCCGATGATCAAACAGGGAATGGGCGCCCAGGCCGGAGGCCCGATCAGCGTGATGGAAAGCGAGCATGATGAAGCGGGCGAACTGCTGGAAGTCATTAAGCACATCACCCATAACGTGACGCCGCCGCCGGAAGCCTGCACCACCTGGAAGGCGATGTATAACGGTATCAACGCGATGATTGACGATCTGATGGAGCACATCAGTCTGGAAAATAACGTACTGTTTCCGCGCGCCCTCGGCGGGAAGTAA